ataaaaaaagcagaaTACTGATGgtcattattaatttttaatgtttaaaaatatgcaatgaatgtaaaatgtgaCCGAGGCTATCAGATAACATATAGcctaaaatgttaatataaaataataatttattaatgttaatattttactgttgctgaaaaaaaactaatacatTTGATACATTCTATGAACATTTTCTGTTGTTGAATCTTGTGCTTGgctatttgatttttttttttaggtctgcaaaatgaaaatagcTTTGCAAAATGGAAAAACTGTTTACACGGAGATGCAAACGGcacatacatttaaatagcACAAAAAAACATGCCTTAACTTTCCTTTTGATCTGCTCCATATACATAAGTTTTTACTGATGACGGTTGGGCCAGTAGATCAGCCACATGTCCACTGACCATCTGATGCAGCAAACTTCAATCAGCAAACTTCAATCATGCTAACTGACTGCAACAACACAGTTATGAATGATCTTAccgttttttgtgtttttggtttGCACAATGCTGAATCGGCTCTGTCTTCCTCCTGTGTCTGAACTGCATTAACAATAATCACAGGTGTGTTAAAACAATGTTTTCCATCTCATtataaaagataaatatttttacagattaATTGCTAGCTCTCCTGACCcttttttctacatttcttgCAGATACAGCACGTCACGACTGAAACTACAATCAACAGAGATCCAGCAGCGGCAGCAGCAAAGGTCAGTATTATCAGAGATAGAGAGGCTGGAGGATCTGAAGGAGAGTAAAAGAGAATATTCACTTACTTTAATGTAAGTGAATGTTTTGGTCTGATCAACAACAAACGGCAGCTGAGCTAAGTAAATAAATGCTACTATCACCACAGATGTCGGCCTACCTTCGCATATGTGACAGAGTtgactgatgtccagatgtgtggtctggttgctgatgggattgttcaCCACACAACTATAGGTATTattatcctgatattccacctccagaggtagagagaggctgatgctgagatcagacacactgatgctggacaataaactgtttcctttgtaccaggagagagtcacatgactcacattcaccactgaacacaacaatgaacaattctgctgtgatgatgatgatgatgatgaacagTCTCTGGTAATGTTAGCAACAGGCAGACGAGCTGGAAAACATGACAGAATAAAGATGGATAACACTTATTTTCGGTGTAGTGTGTTGACGGTCAATAAGTGTTTTTGTCACCGCAAACtataaaatgaatatacatttcggtatctaaatgtttaaattaatattaatagttcAGTACAAGTTAGGTAGTTAAGCTCAATCAAAGCATTTGTGGCATAGTGTTgattagcaaaaaataaataaataaataattccacTTGTCCAGTAGAAAAGCAAAAATCTTTTACAGTGACACACCTACAATGGCAGTGAATGAGGCTGATTCGTAAACATTATAATACTCTGTTTCAATAGTAAAGCCACAAGAGGTGAACAATATGggaggaaaacaaacaaacaaaaaaacatttaactaaCCTTTTCTGTGTACATTTTTATGGGTTTAAACACCATAAACCTGAAAATGACCCTATAGCTCAagtatttcacacattttaagagattaatgtgttttattaatagtctaatatttgcatttctgcttttaaatgcttcaaataagtaaatattaatttagattttaagcATCTCACTGTAAcctccgtttttttttttaaagaacacgAGTAGcggaattatttttgtgttgCGCAACAgtatgccacaaatgctgtaGGTTGAACTTAATTTGTGCTGTACCCAAAATATTCCTCTAATAAACCAAGAATATGTAAACGTTTGAACAAATTATCTCTATACTCACTatagacagaaacactgaatattTTTGATGACCACTTGACTCCACTTCTCTGTACTTCATAACGTCCAGCGTGTtcagttgtgatgtttgtgatggtcagagatccagtttgattatccagcttcagtctgtttctgaatctcccatcaggACCGCTATATGTGGAGAAGATTCCAGCAACTCTACTGATTTCAGCTATAGGGGACGTATCAGCTCTAAACTTCCACAgtatgtcatcatcttcacgtATTTCAGTAACACCAGTGTGTAAAGTAACAGAATCGCTTTCAGTCACTGACACTGactcaccaaacacacctgatgaaCATGAAGAGGTTTTGTCACAGATTAAGGTTTACAAAGTCTGAAATCAGTTTGAATTTCTAAGTACACAGGAACAGCAGCAGAGagacaaaaaatgaaaagagatgtttttatatattgatGTTGTACAAGACTCAATGAAAGATAAGCCTGAATACAAAGTAGATCTCACAATGAtatctgtttgttttaaattatctAGGAAGAACAGCAAATTCAAATCATCTAAATAATTTGAAGAGTAGCAGCAGCTTTACTACTCTGAAATGGAAAGCaattatagatatatttataacTTACCAATTAGATGCcaccaacacaaacaaaacaaaacaaacatgtgaaACATTTTCATCAACAGTTCAATAGGTAGTCTGACCTGTTAAGACTGTCTGCTGAAAAACACAACACGGTGTGTGAATCCGCCCCCAAAAGTTTGATGTGACCCCCCTagggcacacacacacgcgtgcaacacacacacacacacggttttTGAatgagtatatatataaacagttaaAGTCTTATTAAGATCCAGAATAACATTAACATATTATTCTGGCTTTTAATGAGACTTTAAaggagacctattatgccccgTTTTACAAGATAAGTAAAGATAAGTCTCTGATGTCCCCAGAGCGTAAATGTGAAGTTTTAGCTCAATATGCCTCACAGATAATTTGtatagcttgttaaaattgccacttttagggtatgagcCCAAACGCGCTGAGTTTGAGTATGTTGCATTAAATGCAAACGAGCTGTTGCTCCCGTAGAAGACGGCGGTCCAGCCAAAATGGATGGTCAATCTTTGTTGTGCATATATACTGTGCATTACGGCGATCTTCCACTTTTAAGTGCTTTACTTATACATACAA
The sequence above is a segment of the Onychostoma macrolepis isolate SWU-2019 chromosome 22, ASM1243209v1, whole genome shotgun sequence genome. Coding sequences within it:
- the LOC131530148 gene encoding SLAM family member 5-like, translating into MLELELLDTYKQEQGNKSKGVFGESVSVTESDSVTLHTGVTEIREDDDILWKFRADTSPIAEISRVAGIFSTYSGPDGRFRNRLKLDNQTGSLTITNITTEHAGRYEVQRSGVKWSSKIFSVSVYTRLPVANITRDCSSSSSSSQQNCSLLCSVVNVSHVTLSWYKGNSLLSSISVSDLSISLSLPLEVEYQDNNTYSCVVNNPISNQTTHLDISQLCHICEDPPASLSLIILTFAAAAAGSLLIVVSVVTCCICKKCRKKVQTQEEDRADSALCKPKTQKTKSKTEAVYENIPKKR